Proteins found in one Erythrobacter sp. KY5 genomic segment:
- the msrA gene encoding peptide-methionine (S)-S-oxide reductase MsrA has product MEQAIIAGGCFWCTEAVFRDVVGVSEVESGYIGGSVENPTYKQVCTGNTGHAEGIRVTFDPTVTSLPEIYDMFLGTHDPTQLNRQGGDVGTQYRSAIFPLSAKQGEEAKAAIGRWNASNGKMAVTTIEGLEGDTQTATWYPAEDYHQEYWEGEGQRNPYCLAVIPSKLMKLRKSFQNKVKA; this is encoded by the coding sequence ATGGAACAAGCGATCATTGCAGGCGGATGTTTCTGGTGCACCGAAGCGGTGTTCCGCGATGTCGTAGGGGTAAGCGAGGTCGAAAGCGGCTATATCGGCGGCAGCGTCGAGAACCCTACCTACAAGCAGGTCTGCACCGGCAATACCGGCCACGCCGAAGGCATCCGGGTGACGTTCGATCCGACCGTGACCAGTCTGCCCGAGATTTACGACATGTTTCTCGGCACGCATGACCCGACCCAGCTTAACCGGCAGGGCGGCGATGTCGGCACGCAATACCGCAGCGCGATCTTCCCGCTTTCGGCAAAGCAGGGCGAAGAAGCCAAGGCAGCAATCGGGCGCTGGAATGCTTCGAACGGCAAGATGGCCGTGACCACGATCGAGGGGCTTGAGGGCGATACCCAGACCGCGACCTGGTATCCGGCAGAGGATTACCACCAGGAATATTGGGAAGGCGAAGGCCAGCGCAATCCTTACTGTCTTGCCGTGATCCCTTCCAAGCTGATGAAACTGCGCAAGAGTTTCCAGAACAAGGTCAAGGCGTAA
- a CDS encoding class I SAM-dependent methyltransferase yields the protein MNIKLLAPLAALAAGTALVSFTAPVAAEAHMDAAAPSLEEVLAHERRDDDRARDQYRNPAETLAFFGVEPTMTVAEYGPGGGWYTRVLAPYLMPAGQYIAFNQDSDGRTYQTRAQEARSKGWTEDFKSNLAESMGVEASEVMAFETDEMPEEAAGTVDRVLIFRSMHGLNIGNSADDVLKAARMMLKDDGMVGVVQHRAPEGASYDDYGARQRGYMRKQDVVAIFEANGFELAGESEINANPNDPANWEGGVWTLPPILRYGDQDRERYMAIGESDRMTLLFRKAD from the coding sequence ATGAATATCAAATTGCTTGCTCCGCTCGCAGCTCTCGCTGCTGGAACTGCCCTTGTCAGCTTTACCGCGCCGGTTGCTGCTGAAGCCCATATGGATGCCGCCGCACCCTCGCTTGAAGAGGTGCTGGCGCATGAACGCCGCGACGATGATCGCGCGCGCGATCAATATCGTAACCCGGCCGAAACGCTCGCCTTTTTCGGCGTGGAGCCGACCATGACGGTCGCGGAATATGGTCCGGGCGGCGGCTGGTACACCCGTGTGCTCGCGCCCTACTTGATGCCCGCTGGCCAATATATCGCTTTCAATCAGGACAGCGATGGCCGCACCTACCAAACCCGCGCACAGGAAGCCCGCTCCAAGGGCTGGACCGAGGACTTCAAGTCGAACCTTGCCGAAAGCATGGGCGTTGAAGCGAGCGAAGTGATGGCTTTCGAAACCGACGAAATGCCTGAAGAAGCTGCCGGCACCGTTGACCGCGTGCTGATCTTCCGTTCGATGCACGGGCTCAATATCGGCAATTCGGCTGACGATGTGCTTAAGGCTGCGCGCATGATGCTCAAGGACGATGGCATGGTCGGCGTGGTTCAGCACCGCGCGCCCGAAGGCGCAAGCTATGACGATTACGGCGCACGCCAGCGCGGCTACATGCGCAAGCAGGACGTCGTCGCGATTTTCGAAGCCAACGGGTTCGAACTTGCCGGCGAAAGCGAAATCAACGCCAATCCCAACGATCCCGCCAACTGGGAAGGCGGCGTTTGGACGCTTCCTCCGATCCTTCGTTACGGCGATCAGGACCGCGAACGTTACATGGCGATCGGCGAAAGCGACCGCATGACGCTGTTGTTCCGCAAGGCGGACTGA
- a CDS encoding class I SAM-dependent methyltransferase: protein MMTSTKGAVRHWTIAAASVLALAACAPGEQAPSDDEPAANVIDDEVLAEVLAHERRADDAKRDEFRNPGETLAFFGLAPDQTVIEYAPGGGWYTRILAPYLAEEGQYIAVGFAPEGIDSLGADFQARVREGGENFSAEQSEALGIEAEKLPFHFGDSIPDELDGTVDTVLIIRMMHNLLRWGIAESEIAALRDTLKPGGVIGVVQHRAKPDAADEFADGNAGYLKEADLVDFFSENGFELVDSSEINANPADTADHEAGVWTLPPTYALGDQDRDKYTAIGESDRMTLLFRKAE, encoded by the coding sequence ATGATGACCTCGACGAAGGGCGCTGTGCGCCATTGGACCATCGCGGCTGCCAGCGTGCTTGCACTGGCGGCTTGCGCGCCCGGTGAACAGGCGCCGAGCGATGACGAACCGGCAGCCAACGTGATCGATGATGAGGTGTTGGCTGAAGTCCTCGCGCATGAACGCCGCGCCGATGACGCAAAGCGCGATGAATTTCGCAATCCGGGCGAAACGCTCGCCTTCTTCGGGCTGGCACCGGATCAGACCGTGATCGAATACGCGCCGGGCGGCGGCTGGTACACGCGCATCCTTGCGCCGTACCTTGCCGAGGAAGGCCAATATATCGCGGTTGGCTTTGCACCCGAAGGTATCGATTCTCTGGGAGCCGACTTTCAAGCGCGGGTTCGCGAAGGGGGCGAGAACTTCTCCGCCGAACAGTCCGAGGCGCTCGGCATCGAGGCTGAGAAGCTGCCGTTCCATTTCGGGGATTCGATCCCTGACGAACTTGATGGCACGGTCGATACGGTCCTTATCATCCGCATGATGCACAACCTGCTGCGCTGGGGGATCGCGGAAAGCGAGATCGCTGCGCTTCGCGATACGCTGAAGCCCGGCGGCGTGATCGGCGTCGTGCAACACCGCGCCAAGCCCGATGCGGCAGACGAATTCGCGGACGGCAATGCTGGCTACCTGAAAGAAGCAGACCTGGTCGATTTCTTCTCCGAAAACGGTTTTGAACTGGTCGACAGCTCGGAAATCAACGCGAACCCCGCCGACACCGCCGATCACGAGGCAGGCGTGTGGACGCTGCCGCCGACCTATGCGCTCGGCGATCAGGACCGCGACAAGTACACCGCCATCGGCGAAAGCGACAGGATGACGCTGCTTTTCAGGAAAGCTGAATAG
- a CDS encoding SIMPL domain-containing protein → MNSIKLAGASALAFALAACGSSTGDPRGVDRAETLLSVSATGEADMRPDEARFQAGVQNWASNAERASEETQDDIDQIVAALLELGIEEKDIQTSAVNVERINYGDRRGQFQAYNTLSVRVRDVDLAGQAVTAVTGVGANIVSGPELRISDVEAAANTAYANAYANARKRAEAYAEAADMEISRVLYIRDAGGSQGGRYLGGAMATAMDAAAYAPPPPVAPPPPMSIRPESAVQTSNRSTIMPGQTTSSVSVQVDFALREK, encoded by the coding sequence ATGAATTCGATCAAGCTTGCCGGCGCATCGGCGCTCGCCTTTGCGCTTGCTGCCTGCGGTTCATCTACGGGCGACCCGCGCGGGGTGGACCGCGCTGAAACGCTTCTATCGGTGAGCGCCACGGGCGAAGCCGACATGCGCCCCGACGAAGCGCGCTTTCAGGCGGGCGTCCAGAACTGGGCGAGCAACGCCGAGCGAGCGAGCGAGGAAACGCAGGATGACATCGACCAGATCGTCGCCGCGCTGCTCGAACTCGGGATCGAGGAAAAGGACATCCAGACCAGCGCGGTCAATGTCGAGCGGATCAATTATGGCGACCGGCGCGGGCAGTTCCAAGCTTACAACACGCTGAGCGTGCGGGTGCGCGACGTTGACCTTGCAGGGCAGGCGGTCACCGCTGTCACGGGCGTTGGCGCGAATATCGTCTCCGGCCCCGAACTGCGTATCTCCGATGTCGAGGCGGCGGCGAACACGGCCTACGCCAATGCCTATGCCAACGCCCGCAAACGCGCCGAAGCCTATGCCGAGGCTGCCGACATGGAAATCTCGCGCGTGCTCTACATCCGCGATGCGGGAGGATCGCAGGGCGGGCGTTATCTTGGCGGCGCAATGGCGACCGCGATGGACGCTGCCGCTTATGCGCCGCCTCCGCCGGTCGCTCCGCCTCCGCCCATGTCGATCCGCCCCGAATCTGCCGTGCAGACGAGCAATCGCTCCACGATCATGCCGGGCCAGACGACCAGCAGCGTGAGCGTGCAAGTGGACTTCGCCTTGCGGGAGAAGTAA
- the aguB gene encoding N-carbamoylputrescine amidase, which yields MNTLTVAALQLELQREEESENIAAVAALVEEAAQRGAKLVLPPELFSGPYFCREEDEALFALAKPTAEHPSVIAMRELAARLKVAIPTSFFERDGHHHYNTLAMIGPDGEVMGTYRKSHIPDGPGYEEKYYFRPGNDGFKVWNVPGDQGQTVSIGVGICWDQWYPECARVMALKGAEMLLYPTAIGSEPYDADLDTSRMWRRAMIGHAVSNCMPVIASNRIGAEGPTGEQRFYGHSFISDEWGDLVEEFGAAESGVLVATLDLARSATHRAGMGFFRDRRPQLYGRIAEDI from the coding sequence ATGAACACACTCACCGTCGCAGCCCTCCAGCTCGAGCTTCAACGCGAGGAAGAGAGCGAAAACATCGCCGCCGTCGCCGCGCTGGTCGAAGAGGCCGCGCAGCGCGGTGCAAAGCTGGTCCTGCCGCCCGAACTGTTTTCCGGCCCCTATTTCTGCCGCGAGGAAGACGAGGCGCTGTTCGCGCTGGCAAAACCCACTGCCGAGCACCCGAGCGTCATCGCGATGCGCGAGCTTGCGGCGCGTTTGAAGGTGGCAATCCCGACCAGTTTCTTTGAGCGTGACGGGCATCACCATTATAACACGCTCGCCATGATCGGCCCCGACGGCGAGGTGATGGGGACTTATCGCAAGAGCCACATTCCCGACGGTCCCGGTTACGAGGAAAAGTACTATTTCCGTCCCGGCAATGACGGCTTCAAGGTCTGGAACGTGCCGGGCGATCAGGGGCAGACTGTGAGCATCGGCGTCGGCATCTGCTGGGATCAATGGTATCCTGAATGCGCGCGGGTCATGGCGCTCAAAGGAGCAGAAATGCTGCTCTATCCCACCGCCATCGGATCAGAGCCATACGACGCCGACCTCGACACAAGCCGCATGTGGCGTCGCGCGATGATCGGGCACGCGGTTTCGAACTGCATGCCGGTCATCGCCTCGAACCGTATCGGCGCAGAAGGGCCTACGGGAGAGCAGAGATTCTACGGCCATTCCTTCATCAGCGACGAGTGGGGCGATCTGGTCGAGGAGTTCGGTGCGGCTGAAAGTGGGGTTCTGGTCGCAACGCTCGACCTGGCACGCTCGGCCACGCACCGGGCCGGCATGGGCTTTTTCCGCGACCGCCGCCCGCAACTGTACGGCCGCATCGCGGAAGACATTTGA
- the folK gene encoding 2-amino-4-hydroxy-6-hydroxymethyldihydropteridine diphosphokinase, giving the protein MSSTFLVALGSNRRHHLYGLPRDVVHAAMEELSALGTVTARSPVISSAPMGAARRRFANAAALIESEYDPESMLAGLKWLESEFGRRGSRRWGDRVLDLDIVLWSGGVWRSRALTIPHQSFRERGFVLTPASAIAPDWRDPVSGQNVRQLKARLTRKATLPR; this is encoded by the coding sequence GTGAGCAGCACCTTTCTCGTCGCGCTGGGATCCAATCGGCGGCACCATCTCTACGGACTGCCTCGCGACGTCGTGCATGCGGCGATGGAGGAGCTTTCGGCTCTGGGCACAGTGACGGCGCGCTCGCCGGTCATCTCGTCCGCTCCCATGGGTGCTGCTCGTCGGCGTTTCGCAAACGCAGCAGCGCTTATTGAGAGCGAGTACGATCCCGAATCGATGCTGGCAGGGCTAAAATGGCTCGAAAGCGAGTTTGGGCGGCGCGGATCGCGGCGTTGGGGCGACCGCGTGCTGGACCTCGATATCGTGCTTTGGAGCGGCGGCGTGTGGCGCAGCCGCGCTCTCACTATCCCGCATCAAAGCTTTCGCGAGCGCGGCTTTGTCCTGACCCCTGCAAGCGCGATCGCACCCGATTGGCGCGATCCGGTTTCGGGCCAAAATGTGCGACAGTTGAAAGCCCGCTTGACCCGCAAGGCTACCCTGCCTAGGTGA
- a CDS encoding queuosine precursor transporter, whose protein sequence is MTETRPAPATPETDPTDLIGKFPMGLFVYIILYGGMTVLAGVVAYKQVQLWPTPLAVEAGIFPFLLLVVITSTIAQLYGKKLANRLVWVGFLPLALSAALIFLVLSLPASVEMLEFRADDLAAFERVLGQTPRILMAGPAAYITSLLLNVWIFSKLRGDGEATTIGLMIRGAIASALSQAIDSVIFITLAFYGEFDITDLLIGQVLAKVTLSIVLVPFLITFGVKLAKWLDARQAATA, encoded by the coding sequence ATGACCGAGACCAGACCCGCGCCTGCAACGCCCGAAACTGACCCGACCGATCTGATCGGCAAGTTCCCGATGGGCCTGTTCGTCTACATCATCCTCTATGGAGGAATGACCGTTCTTGCTGGCGTGGTCGCGTACAAGCAGGTGCAATTGTGGCCCACGCCGCTTGCTGTCGAAGCGGGGATTTTTCCTTTCCTTCTGCTGGTCGTGATTACCAGCACGATTGCCCAGCTTTACGGAAAGAAGCTCGCCAACAGGCTGGTCTGGGTCGGCTTTTTGCCGCTCGCCTTGTCGGCTGCGCTGATCTTCCTCGTGCTGTCGCTGCCCGCCTCGGTCGAGATGCTGGAGTTTCGCGCCGACGACCTTGCCGCGTTCGAGCGGGTTCTTGGCCAGACGCCGCGCATCCTGATGGCTGGACCGGCGGCTTACATCACCTCGCTGCTGCTCAATGTCTGGATCTTCTCGAAACTGCGCGGCGATGGTGAGGCGACGACGATCGGGCTGATGATTCGCGGAGCCATCGCATCGGCGCTCAGCCAGGCGATCGATTCGGTGATCTTCATCACACTGGCCTTTTATGGCGAGTTCGACATTACCGATCTGCTGATCGGTCAGGTCCTCGCGAAAGTCACGCTGAGCATCGTGCTGGTGCCGTTCCTGATCACCTTCGGCGTGAAGCTCGCCAAGTGGCTGGATGCGAGGCAGGCGGCGACTGCCTAA
- a CDS encoding NupC/NupG family nucleoside CNT transporter, protein MSESVTSIVFSVIGIAAILGIAYALSSGRKHINLRVVGAAFALQAFMALLVLRTDFGVALIQFLSNGVIALLDFSKVGIASVFGPFENNPFANTFVIAALPVIVFFAAIVSILYHLGIMQKLVRWVGGAIGWITGISKVEALGSAANIFVGQSESPLVVRPYLAALPPARLFTLMSVGMAGVAGTILAAYASFIGAEAVPFLLAAAFMSAPGGILMAKIIMPDMPEEPMKPGATVGQQASSSLRAKSGAPTDQVSRVTMVGKNGEEVELPQSRISATGPAAIGETGRPEEVEMAETFEEGHTPANIIEAAAQGTQTGVKLAVAVGAMVMVFVALVALANGLLAGAGAWIVSGAAGIGMPLGAETAEWLSTLSFQKLLGYVFAPVMFLIGIADWEQARIAGGLFGTKIVLNEFVAFIDLGAMAAADAGGVLTDRSRAIITFALCGFANFSSIAIQMAVTGGLAPNQRAVIAKLGLKALAAGSLANLMSAALASIFLPL, encoded by the coding sequence ATGAGTGAAAGCGTAACTTCGATAGTTTTCAGCGTGATCGGGATCGCTGCGATCCTGGGCATCGCCTATGCGCTGTCTTCTGGCAGGAAGCATATCAATCTGCGGGTGGTGGGTGCCGCTTTCGCGCTTCAGGCCTTCATGGCGCTATTGGTACTGCGCACGGACTTTGGCGTCGCTCTTATCCAGTTCCTGTCGAACGGCGTGATCGCGCTCCTTGATTTCTCGAAAGTCGGGATCGCTTCGGTTTTCGGACCTTTCGAGAACAACCCGTTTGCGAACACATTCGTCATCGCCGCACTGCCGGTGATCGTGTTCTTCGCGGCCATCGTTTCGATCCTTTATCACCTTGGCATCATGCAGAAGCTGGTGCGCTGGGTCGGCGGGGCGATCGGCTGGATCACCGGGATCAGCAAGGTTGAGGCGCTGGGCAGCGCTGCCAATATCTTCGTGGGACAGTCGGAAAGCCCGCTGGTCGTGCGCCCGTATCTCGCCGCGCTTCCGCCCGCGCGCCTGTTCACGCTGATGAGCGTTGGCATGGCGGGCGTCGCGGGGACGATCCTTGCTGCCTATGCAAGCTTTATCGGGGCGGAGGCCGTGCCGTTTCTGCTGGCCGCCGCCTTCATGTCGGCGCCGGGCGGTATCCTGATGGCAAAGATCATCATGCCCGATATGCCTGAAGAGCCGATGAAGCCGGGCGCAACCGTGGGGCAGCAGGCAAGCAGCAGCCTCAGGGCGAAAAGCGGCGCGCCCACCGATCAGGTCAGCCGTGTGACGATGGTGGGCAAGAACGGCGAAGAGGTCGAACTGCCGCAGTCGCGCATCAGCGCAACCGGACCTGCCGCTATCGGCGAAACCGGCAGGCCGGAAGAAGTCGAGATGGCCGAAACCTTCGAGGAGGGTCATACCCCCGCCAACATCATCGAAGCTGCCGCGCAAGGGACGCAGACCGGCGTGAAGCTCGCGGTTGCGGTTGGGGCGATGGTCATGGTGTTCGTCGCCCTGGTCGCACTTGCAAACGGATTGCTTGCGGGCGCGGGCGCCTGGATCGTTTCCGGAGCTGCCGGGATTGGGATGCCGTTAGGTGCAGAAACGGCAGAGTGGCTTTCGACGCTGAGTTTCCAGAAGTTGCTCGGCTATGTGTTTGCGCCGGTCATGTTCCTGATCGGGATCGCCGATTGGGAGCAGGCGCGCATTGCTGGCGGGCTGTTCGGGACCAAGATCGTGCTCAACGAATTCGTCGCCTTCATCGACCTTGGCGCGATGGCGGCTGCCGATGCGGGCGGTGTCCTGACCGATCGCAGCCGCGCAATCATCACCTTTGCGCTCTGCGGCTTTGCCAATTTCTCCTCCATCGCGATCCAGATGGCGGTAACGGGCGGGCTTGCCCCGAACCAGCGTGCGGTGATTGCTAAGCTTGGCCTCAAAGCGCTTGCTGCGGGCAGCCTTGCCAACCTGATGAGCGCCGCGCTCGCGAGTATCTTCCTGCCGCTTTAG
- a CDS encoding isopenicillin N synthase family oxygenase — protein sequence MNLMTDIQPANDIASVSLAKPLEEIADELGRSFGEFGFAVVRDHGIPQDLIDRAEATSKAFFALPEDVKRAYKIEGGGGARGYTPFGTEKAKDAEIFDLKEFWHVGRSLPEGHELAEYMAPNVWPDEVEEFEDTFTELYAAFDTTGLRVLEAIALHLGLDRNFFASTVEDGNSVMRLLHYPPLPDDAPEGAIRAAAHGDINTITLLLGAEEAGLQLLTKSGEWHPVYAEEGSLVINVGDMLERLTAGVLRSTTHRVVNPSGEGARRSRYSMPFFLHFRPDYMITPLESCVSEKGAQPQEPISSHDFLMQRLREINLA from the coding sequence ATGAACCTCATGACTGACATTCAACCCGCCAATGACATCGCTTCTGTCTCACTTGCAAAGCCGCTCGAGGAAATCGCTGACGAGCTTGGCCGCAGCTTTGGCGAGTTCGGCTTTGCCGTCGTGCGCGATCATGGCATCCCGCAGGACCTGATCGACCGCGCCGAGGCGACTTCGAAGGCGTTCTTCGCCCTGCCGGAAGATGTGAAGCGCGCCTACAAGATCGAAGGCGGCGGCGGCGCGCGTGGATACACGCCGTTCGGCACGGAGAAAGCGAAAGACGCGGAGATCTTCGACCTCAAGGAATTCTGGCATGTCGGGCGCTCGCTTCCCGAAGGGCACGAGCTTGCCGAATATATGGCGCCCAATGTCTGGCCCGATGAGGTCGAGGAGTTCGAGGACACATTCACCGAACTTTACGCCGCGTTCGACACAACCGGCCTTCGCGTGCTTGAGGCGATTGCGCTTCACCTTGGGCTCGATCGAAACTTCTTCGCGTCCACGGTCGAGGACGGCAATTCGGTGATGCGCCTGCTTCATTATCCGCCGCTTCCCGACGATGCACCAGAAGGCGCGATCCGCGCTGCTGCGCATGGCGATATCAACACGATCACGCTGCTGCTGGGCGCCGAGGAGGCGGGCCTCCAGCTGCTTACCAAGTCGGGCGAATGGCATCCAGTCTATGCCGAGGAAGGTTCGCTCGTCATCAATGTCGGCGATATGCTTGAACGCCTGACTGCCGGCGTGCTGCGTTCGACGACCCACAGGGTCGTCAATCCGAGCGGCGAGGGAGCGCGGCGTTCGCGCTATTCGATGCCGTTCTTCCTGCATTTCCGGCCCGACTACATGATCACGCCGCTCGAAAGCTGCGTGAGCGAAAAGGGTGCCCAGCCGCAGGAGCCGATCAGCTCGCACGACTTCCTGATGCAGCGTCTTCGCGAAATCAATCTCGCCTGA